TGCCGCTTTATGAAATTGGGAAAGTTGGAGAAGCTGGTAAGGCTGAAGTCTTTCTTCATAAACAAGACGAGAAGCCTGAACTTCTCACGAAAAAAGGATACAATCATTTTAGGGAAAGGTAAGGGGAAGTCATGAGTACTTATCAATACGAAACAAAGTCAGCGGAAGAAACGATGTCTTTTGCCGAAAAGCTGGGCTCTCTTCTTCAAAAAGGAGATGTACTCACACTGGCTGGAGATCTTGGAGCGGGAAAGACGACTTTTACAAAAGGGCTCGCAAAAGGGCTCGGAATAACCCGTACAGTGAACTCTCCTACTTTTACCATCATTAAAGAATACAGTGGACGACTGCCGCTTTATCATATGGACGTGTACCGATTAGAAGACTCGGACGAAGATTTAGGATTCGAAGAGTACTTTTCAGGAGATGGCGTCTGTGTGGTCGAGTGGGCCGTATATATAGAAGACTATTTACCAGAGGAAAGACTTGAACTCATTATCTCACATAAAGGCGACGACGAGCGAGAGATTCAATTAAAACCTATCGGAACTAGATACGAAGAACGCGTTAAGGAGATTATGTAATGAAAGTTCTTGCAATAGATACATCCAATCTTGTGATGGGGATCTCAGTATTGGATGAAGGAAAAGTGCTCGGTGAGTATATTACGAACTTAAAAAAGAATCATTCGATACGAGTGATGCCTGCGATTGAAGAAGTATTAAAAGAGACTGGGGTAAAGCCTGCAGATCTTGATCGCAT
This genomic interval from Fictibacillus halophilus contains the following:
- the tsaE gene encoding tRNA (adenosine(37)-N6)-threonylcarbamoyltransferase complex ATPase subunit type 1 TsaE, with product MSTYQYETKSAEETMSFAEKLGSLLQKGDVLTLAGDLGAGKTTFTKGLAKGLGITRTVNSPTFTIIKEYSGRLPLYHMDVYRLEDSDEDLGFEEYFSGDGVCVVEWAVYIEDYLPEERLELIISHKGDDEREIQLKPIGTRYEERVKEIM